One segment of Neobacillus endophyticus DNA contains the following:
- a CDS encoding C40 family peptidase: MLKKYITALAMTATLLTSLFTTMGDKAEAATYNYHEKAITVAKANLGVPYRWGGMSPSGFDCSGLVKYSYGEAGKILPRTAADMFYTQGNRVASLQAGDLMFFAPNKASKPTHVALYIGAGKMIMASTSQGVMITYTNNSYWQPRYIGAKRI, encoded by the coding sequence ATGTTAAAGAAATACATCACGGCACTTGCCATGACTGCTACTTTATTAACTTCTTTGTTTACCACTATGGGGGATAAAGCAGAAGCGGCTACTTATAATTATCATGAAAAAGCAATAACGGTTGCCAAAGCAAATCTGGGTGTTCCATATCGTTGGGGCGGAATGTCTCCAAGCGGATTTGATTGTTCAGGCTTAGTAAAATATTCTTATGGAGAGGCAGGAAAGATATTACCTCGTACAGCAGCAGATATGTTCTATACACAGGGTAATCGTGTAGCTTCTTTGCAAGCAGGCGACTTAATGTTTTTTGCACCAAATAAAGCAAGCAAACCTACTCATGTTGCATTGTATATTGGAGCAGGTAAAATGATCATGGCTTCTACTTCGCAGGGAGTAATGATAACTTATACAAATAACAGTTACTGGCAGCCAAGATATATTGGAGCAAAACGAATATAA
- a CDS encoding patatin-like phospholipase family protein: MNIDGVLSGGGIKGFALIGAYEEIESRGLRFVRMAATSAGSIVAAFIAAGYTSQEIYQLIDEVDMDLMLDTRKSLIPFSFFKWLSVYWKLGLYRGVEFEKWMTEKLAAKGLRTFSDLPPKTLRVIASDLSNGTMIVLPDDLEKYGISSNSFPIAKAIRMSCSIPYFFEPVRLRSITGINIIVDGGVLSNFPMWIFDREDERKVRPVLGISLSASEYEHKKHTIKNGIQLFAALFETMKDAHDSRYISKKHAKNIIFIPTEGILPIEFHLTDIQKQELFTIGKEHAKNFLNQWSY, from the coding sequence ATGAATATCGACGGTGTATTATCTGGGGGAGGCATAAAAGGATTTGCTTTAATTGGTGCTTACGAGGAAATTGAAAGCAGAGGTTTACGCTTTGTAAGAATGGCAGCAACAAGCGCAGGTTCGATTGTAGCAGCGTTTATTGCTGCTGGCTATACAAGTCAAGAAATATACCAGTTGATCGATGAAGTGGATATGGATCTGATGCTTGATACCCGTAAATCACTCATTCCATTTTCTTTTTTTAAATGGCTGTCAGTCTATTGGAAACTGGGGTTATATAGAGGCGTGGAATTTGAAAAGTGGATGACAGAAAAACTTGCAGCAAAGGGGCTGAGAACATTCTCGGATTTACCGCCTAAAACTCTTCGGGTTATTGCTTCTGACCTTTCAAATGGAACGATGATAGTGCTGCCTGACGATTTAGAAAAATACGGAATTTCTTCAAACTCATTTCCCATTGCAAAAGCAATTAGGATGAGCTGCAGTATTCCATATTTTTTTGAGCCTGTGAGATTGCGTTCAATAACCGGTATTAACATCATTGTTGATGGAGGGGTCTTAAGTAACTTTCCTATGTGGATATTTGATAGGGAGGACGAACGAAAAGTCAGACCTGTCCTGGGGATTTCCCTGAGTGCGAGTGAATATGAGCATAAAAAACATACAATAAAAAATGGCATCCAATTATTTGCAGCTTTGTTTGAAACGATGAAAGATGCCCATGACTCGAGGTATATTTCCAAAAAACATGCAAAAAATATCATCTTTATTCCCACTGAAGGGATTCTTCCTATTGAGTTTCATTTAACAGATATTCAAAAGCAGGAATTGTTTACAATAGGAAAAGAGCATGCCAAAAATTTCTTGAATCAGTGGAGTTACTAA
- the efp gene encoding elongation factor P: MISVNDFRTGLTIEVDGGIWRVIDFQHVKPGKGAAFVRSKLRNLRNGAIQEKTFRAGEKVEKAQIDNRKMQYLYASGDQHVFMDMESYEQVELPATSIEYELKFLKENMEVHIMMFHGETLGVELPNTVVLEVTETEPGIKGDTASGGTKPATMETGLVVQVPFFVNQGDKLIINTTDSSYVSRA, from the coding sequence ATGATTTCAGTTAACGATTTCCGAACAGGTTTAACGATTGAAGTGGACGGCGGCATTTGGCGCGTCATTGATTTCCAACACGTGAAACCTGGAAAGGGAGCTGCATTCGTACGTTCCAAACTTCGTAACCTTCGAAATGGAGCAATTCAGGAAAAAACATTCCGTGCCGGTGAAAAAGTAGAGAAAGCACAAATTGACAACCGAAAAATGCAATACCTATATGCAAGCGGTGATCAACACGTGTTTATGGATATGGAATCTTACGAACAAGTAGAACTTCCAGCAACAAGTATTGAATACGAATTAAAGTTTTTAAAGGAAAACATGGAAGTACATATCATGATGTTCCATGGTGAAACACTTGGTGTAGAATTGCCTAACACAGTAGTACTAGAAGTTACTGAAACAGAACCAGGTATTAAAGGTGACACAGCTTCAGGCGGTACAAAGCCTGCAACAATGGAAACAGGTCTTGTTGTACAAGTGCCGTTCTTTGTTAACCAAGGTGACAAATTAATCATTAATACTACAGATAGCTCTTACGTATCAAGAGCATAG
- a CDS encoding SA1362 family protein, which produces MAFLKNRTSLIVVGGLIILAIIGVVSSFSANPAGFIQGLAVIALICCVIYFVVRKFSTSSPQKKEQRAFLKAARRSKRRLLQKGGDSNPKNSGLGTLSPLKKNTKPKKKSPAHLTVIEGKKGKKKNRASF; this is translated from the coding sequence GTGGCTTTCTTGAAAAATCGGACATCTTTAATTGTTGTCGGGGGACTGATCATTCTTGCCATTATCGGCGTTGTTAGTTCATTTTCAGCTAATCCCGCCGGTTTTATTCAGGGATTAGCAGTCATCGCATTGATTTGTTGTGTGATCTATTTTGTTGTTCGTAAATTTTCAACCTCAAGCCCTCAGAAAAAAGAGCAGCGTGCATTTCTAAAAGCTGCAAGAAGATCAAAACGGCGCTTGCTGCAAAAGGGCGGCGATTCGAATCCAAAAAATTCCGGCCTCGGTACTTTATCACCACTTAAGAAAAATACCAAGCCTAAAAAGAAATCTCCTGCTCATCTAACAGTCATTGAAGGAAAAAAAGGAAAAAAGAAAAATCGAGCGTCATTTTAA
- a CDS encoding DUF1385 domain-containing protein — protein sequence MSKSQKTVYGGQAVVEGVMFGGKYHYVTAIRRRDHSIDYFHLPRKQNPTLTSFKKIPFLRGIIAIIEASANGSKHLNFSTERYDTDPKDDEKLKEKEAPKLSMYLSVATIGVISFLFGKFAFTLIPIFLAELTRPLFSSDVAQVLVEGFFKLLILLCYIYFVSLTPLIKRVFQYHGAEHKVINTFEAGAELTVENVQAHSRLHYRCGSSFILFTVIVGVFVYMAVPTSPLWLRIVDRLILIPVVLGIAFEVLQFTNKLRDVPVLKYLGLPGLWLQLLTTKEPSHDQVEVAIHSFNELLRKEKEAEYKIETEEIV from the coding sequence ATGTCTAAATCGCAAAAAACGGTATACGGCGGTCAAGCCGTGGTCGAGGGAGTTATGTTTGGCGGAAAATATCATTATGTTACGGCGATTCGCAGAAGGGACCATTCAATAGATTATTTTCATTTGCCCCGCAAACAAAATCCTACCTTAACCAGTTTCAAAAAAATCCCTTTCCTTCGTGGGATTATTGCCATTATTGAGGCCAGTGCAAACGGTTCAAAGCATTTGAACTTTTCCACAGAAAGATATGATACAGACCCGAAAGATGATGAAAAACTAAAGGAAAAAGAAGCCCCCAAATTATCGATGTACCTTAGTGTTGCGACAATTGGTGTCATATCATTTTTATTTGGAAAATTTGCGTTTACATTAATCCCCATCTTCTTAGCTGAATTAACGAGGCCGCTGTTTTCATCAGATGTTGCCCAAGTATTGGTGGAAGGGTTTTTTAAACTGTTAATTTTACTTTGCTATATTTATTTTGTTTCCTTAACACCATTAATTAAAAGGGTGTTTCAATATCATGGTGCTGAGCATAAAGTAATAAATACCTTTGAGGCTGGTGCGGAACTGACGGTTGAAAATGTTCAGGCCCATTCCCGACTTCATTATCGATGCGGGAGCAGTTTCATATTATTTACTGTTATTGTTGGTGTTTTTGTTTATATGGCCGTTCCGACTTCTCCTCTTTGGTTACGAATTGTTGACCGATTAATTTTAATACCAGTGGTTTTAGGTATTGCCTTTGAAGTTTTGCAATTCACGAATAAATTAAGAGATGTTCCAGTGCTAAAGTATCTCGGACTTCCAGGATTATGGCTTCAGCTGTTAACAACAAAGGAACCTAGTCATGACCAGGTAGAAGTGGCGATTCATTCCTTTAATGAGTTACTCCGAAAAGAAAAGGAAGCTGAATATAAAATTGAAACGGAAGAAATTGTCTAA
- a CDS encoding M24 family metallopeptidase: MGKLEKLRSSFAANGIDGVLITSPYNRRYISNFTGTAGVVLISSDQAHFITDFRYMEQASKQCEGFEIIKFAETLQKEVALQIKKLGIQKLGVEEDYLTLSSFKLYEKEIEAELVPISGVIEKLRLIKTDAEIKILKEAADIADAAFKHILDFIRPGKTELEVANELEFFMRKAGAVSSSFDTIVASGYRSALPHGVASEKIIEKGDMVTLDFGAYYKGYVSDITRTVAVGEPDSKLKNIYEIVLEAQIRGMEGIKPGMTGKQADALTRDYISEKGYGDYFGHSTGHGIGLEVHEGPSLSAKSDIVLEPGMIVTCEPGIYIPGLGGVRIEDDTLITKDHNEALTHSAKELIIL; this comes from the coding sequence ATGGGGAAATTAGAAAAATTACGATCTAGTTTTGCAGCAAATGGCATTGATGGGGTATTGATTACAAGCCCATATAACCGCCGATACATATCAAATTTTACTGGTACTGCCGGTGTTGTATTAATCAGTAGTGACCAAGCGCATTTTATTACCGATTTCCGTTACATGGAACAAGCATCCAAACAATGCGAGGGCTTTGAAATTATTAAGTTTGCTGAAACACTCCAAAAAGAAGTCGCGCTGCAAATTAAAAAATTAGGCATTCAAAAACTTGGAGTGGAAGAGGATTACTTAACTTTATCTTCATTTAAATTATATGAAAAAGAAATCGAAGCTGAACTAGTCCCTATTTCTGGGGTAATTGAAAAATTACGCTTGATTAAGACTGATGCAGAGATTAAGATATTAAAGGAAGCTGCGGATATTGCTGATGCAGCCTTTAAACATATCTTGGACTTTATTCGTCCAGGGAAAACTGAACTTGAAGTAGCGAATGAGTTAGAATTCTTTATGAGAAAAGCCGGAGCGGTTTCTTCATCTTTCGATACGATTGTTGCATCAGGTTATCGTTCCGCATTGCCTCATGGTGTTGCTAGTGAGAAGATCATCGAAAAAGGCGATATGGTAACACTCGATTTTGGAGCATATTACAAAGGATATGTTTCTGATATAACAAGAACAGTTGCCGTTGGCGAGCCTGACAGCAAGCTGAAAAATATCTATGAAATTGTTTTGGAAGCACAAATTCGTGGTATGGAAGGCATTAAACCAGGAATGACTGGGAAGCAGGCCGATGCATTAACGAGAGACTACATATCAGAAAAAGGTTACGGAGATTACTTTGGACATTCAACTGGACATGGGATTGGCCTTGAAGTCCATGAAGGACCAAGCCTTTCTGCAAAGTCGGATATCGTTTTGGAACCTGGAATGATCGTAACATGTGAACCAGGAATTTATATCCCTGGTCTTGGTGGTGTGCGGATTGAAGATGATACGCTTATTACGAAAGACCATAATGAAGCGCTCACTCATTCTGCAAAAGAACTTATTATATTGTAG
- a CDS encoding lipoate--protein ligase family protein has product MKKEVWRFIDSGNCSPSFNMALDEALLDWHSTGKIPPVIRFYGWNPPTLSVGYFQKVEKEIDLEAVREHKLGFVRRPTGGRGVLHEHELTYSVIVSEDHPEMPKSVTEAYRVISEGLLKGFQLLGLEAYFAVPKTAAEREALKNPRSAVCFDAPSWYELVVEGRKVAGSAQTRQKGVILQHGSILLDLDEDKLFSLFKYPNDRVKERMKRVFKDKAVAINEISSRRITLEEAKEAFYKGFAEGLNVDLEPYQLTAEELQYVEKLAKERYESDEWNFKR; this is encoded by the coding sequence ATGAAAAAGGAAGTATGGCGCTTTATTGATTCAGGAAATTGTTCACCGTCTTTTAACATGGCATTAGATGAAGCATTACTGGATTGGCATAGTACTGGGAAAATCCCTCCAGTTATCCGTTTCTATGGATGGAATCCGCCAACCCTTTCGGTAGGATACTTTCAAAAAGTAGAAAAGGAAATCGATCTGGAGGCTGTTAGAGAACATAAGCTAGGCTTTGTCAGAAGGCCAACTGGGGGACGGGGAGTCCTTCATGAACATGAACTTACGTATAGTGTGATTGTTTCTGAAGATCATCCGGAAATGCCGAAAAGTGTAACAGAGGCATATCGTGTGATTTCAGAAGGATTATTAAAAGGATTTCAGCTATTGGGGTTAGAAGCTTATTTTGCCGTACCAAAAACAGCTGCAGAACGTGAGGCTTTAAAAAACCCACGCTCGGCTGTATGTTTTGATGCCCCAAGCTGGTATGAACTCGTTGTTGAAGGAAGAAAGGTGGCAGGAAGTGCCCAGACCCGGCAAAAAGGAGTAATCCTTCAGCATGGCTCTATCCTATTGGATTTAGATGAAGATAAGTTGTTTAGTTTATTTAAATATCCCAATGATCGTGTGAAAGAACGAATGAAGAGGGTATTTAAAGATAAAGCAGTTGCCATCAACGAGATCAGTTCGAGAAGAATTACGCTAGAAGAAGCGAAAGAAGCTTTTTATAAAGGGTTTGCGGAAGGACTTAATGTTGATTTGGAGCCATATCAATTAACAGCAGAAGAGCTTCAGTATGTAGAAAAACTGGCTAAAGAGCGCTATGAAAGTGATGAATGGAATTTTAAACGCTAA
- a CDS encoding rhodanese-like domain-containing protein gives MNTIYTLIIIIAVFGIYSIFTFFYQKKIVKTLTEEEFRSGYRKAQLIDVREPNEFEAGHILGARNIPMSQIRMRSKEIRPDMPVYLYCQSGMRSARAAQYLNRKGYKDLAQLQGGFKKWTGKVKTKK, from the coding sequence GTGAATACAATTTATACTTTAATCATCATTATCGCAGTGTTCGGGATCTATTCCATTTTCACCTTCTTTTATCAAAAGAAAATTGTAAAAACTTTAACAGAAGAAGAATTCCGTTCAGGATACCGAAAGGCTCAGCTAATTGATGTTCGTGAACCAAACGAATTTGAAGCAGGCCATATTTTAGGAGCCCGCAATATTCCGATGTCGCAAATTAGAATGCGATCCAAGGAAATTCGCCCTGATATGCCGGTTTATCTTTATTGCCAAAGCGGAATGCGCAGTGCACGTGCCGCTCAATATTTGAATAGAAAAGGCTATAAAGACCTTGCACAGCTGCAAGGCGGGTTTAAAAAGTGGACAGGTAAAGTTAAAACGAAAAAATAA
- a CDS encoding vitamin B12-dependent ribonucleotide reductase yields the protein MSVVFRSKMNVDFERLNEDIHLFPQVHPVTPDMKITHKGVSRLVMLDRYTFKDTEKITLTNGDFVVLTIKEDPKFPARGLGYVMEIDWENKKAKVLVEEEFRGVLDAQEEAETGVIWRSLDIIEKPLELFYEQIAKRVATGLAEVEETEEKRIEWTEKFYQELVNLNFIPAGRVLYGAGANTDVTYFNCYVMPFVADSREGISDHRKQVMEIMSRGGGVGTNGSTLRPRNTLARGVNGKSSGSVSWLDDIAKLTHLVEQGGSRRGAQMIMLADWHPDIIEFIISKMQNPRILRFLIENTNEETIKKHAKDKLKFTPLTLQESAMYQGIINYKNIPGYGGFSESIIADAEEKLATGGTYTVHNSEFLTGANISVCLTKEFMEAVENDGEYELRFPYVEQYDQEEMKTYNEEWHKVGDVREWEKLGHKIRVYKKIKAKELWNLINICATYSAEPGIFFIDNANDMTNAKAYDQQVVATNPCGEQPLAPFSVCNLAAVNLAEMADKKTKTVDFEKLKQTVAVGVRMQDNVINATPYFLEENKKQALGERRVGLGVMGLHDLLIYCETEYGSPEGNELVDKVFETIATTAYRESIELAQEKGSFPFLTGETQEETNRLRQAFINTGYMMKMPEDIRQSILVNGIRNSHLLTVAPTGSTGTMVGVSTGLEPYFSFSYFRSGRLGKFIEVNADIVQEYLDHNPDADKENLPKWFVTAMDLAPEAHADVQCVIQRWIDSSISKTVNAPKGYSVEQVEKVYERLYRGGAKGGTVYVDGSRDSQVLTLKAEENSDEQLSIFSEQPKQHVVLVDTITDLRSTDVTIGSEVGNTCPVCRKGKVKEIGGCNTCTNCGAQLKCGL from the coding sequence TTGTCTGTTGTTTTTAGGTCAAAAATGAATGTCGATTTTGAAAGGTTGAATGAGGATATCCACCTATTTCCCCAAGTCCACCCAGTTACCCCAGATATGAAAATTACTCACAAGGGTGTATCACGCTTGGTCATGTTGGACCGTTACACCTTTAAAGACACTGAGAAAATTACCCTAACTAACGGAGACTTTGTTGTTCTAACCATTAAAGAGGACCCAAAATTCCCTGCGCGTGGATTAGGTTACGTTATGGAGATTGATTGGGAGAATAAAAAAGCGAAAGTATTAGTTGAAGAGGAATTCAGAGGAGTATTGGATGCCCAAGAAGAGGCTGAAACAGGAGTAATTTGGAGATCGCTAGATATAATTGAGAAACCGCTGGAGCTTTTTTATGAACAAATTGCGAAGCGGGTTGCCACTGGACTTGCTGAGGTTGAGGAAACAGAAGAGAAGCGAATTGAGTGGACGGAAAAGTTTTATCAAGAGCTTGTAAATTTAAACTTTATTCCGGCAGGTCGTGTGCTTTACGGTGCAGGAGCAAACACGGATGTTACCTATTTCAACTGTTATGTTATGCCGTTTGTTGCTGATTCCCGTGAAGGAATTTCAGATCATCGCAAGCAGGTAATGGAAATCATGAGCCGCGGTGGTGGTGTTGGAACTAATGGTTCAACATTAAGACCAAGAAACACCCTTGCAAGGGGAGTAAACGGAAAATCATCGGGCTCCGTTTCCTGGCTCGATGACATTGCGAAATTGACACACCTTGTAGAGCAGGGTGGCAGCCGCAGAGGCGCACAGATGATTATGCTTGCGGACTGGCATCCGGACATTATTGAATTCATTATTTCTAAAATGCAAAATCCAAGAATTCTTCGATTCTTGATTGAAAATACAAATGAAGAAACAATAAAAAAACACGCCAAGGATAAACTGAAGTTCACACCATTAACGCTACAAGAATCGGCAATGTATCAAGGTATTATAAACTATAAAAACATTCCTGGTTATGGAGGCTTCAGCGAATCAATAATTGCAGATGCTGAAGAGAAACTGGCTACGGGCGGTACTTATACAGTCCATAATTCTGAATTCCTAACTGGAGCCAATATCTCTGTCTGTTTAACAAAAGAATTTATGGAAGCTGTTGAAAATGATGGTGAGTATGAGCTTCGCTTCCCATATGTTGAACAATACGATCAAGAAGAAATGAAAACATACAATGAAGAGTGGCATAAGGTTGGAGATGTCCGTGAATGGGAAAAACTTGGACATAAAATACGTGTTTACAAAAAGATTAAAGCCAAAGAACTTTGGAACCTAATTAATATTTGTGCAACATACTCAGCAGAGCCTGGAATCTTCTTCATTGATAATGCCAACGACATGACAAATGCAAAAGCATATGATCAACAGGTTGTTGCAACAAATCCTTGTGGTGAACAGCCGCTCGCACCATTTTCTGTCTGTAATCTTGCTGCTGTTAACCTTGCTGAGATGGCAGATAAGAAAACAAAAACAGTTGATTTTGAAAAATTAAAACAAACAGTAGCTGTGGGTGTCCGTATGCAGGATAATGTCATTAATGCTACTCCATATTTCCTTGAAGAAAACAAAAAGCAGGCACTCGGTGAACGCCGCGTCGGCTTAGGTGTAATGGGATTGCATGACCTACTCATCTATTGTGAAACTGAATATGGTTCACCAGAAGGAAATGAACTGGTGGATAAAGTGTTTGAAACCATCGCTACAACCGCCTATAGAGAATCAATCGAATTAGCGCAGGAAAAAGGGAGCTTCCCGTTCCTGACTGGGGAAACACAAGAAGAAACCAATCGATTAAGGCAAGCATTTATCAACACGGGATATATGATGAAAATGCCTGAAGATATTCGCCAATCGATCTTAGTGAATGGAATCAGAAATTCACATCTATTAACGGTGGCTCCAACGGGATCCACAGGAACGATGGTTGGGGTATCTACAGGGCTGGAACCTTATTTCTCCTTCTCATACTTCCGAAGCGGCCGACTTGGCAAGTTTATCGAAGTAAATGCAGATATCGTCCAAGAGTACCTTGATCATAATCCAGATGCAGACAAAGAAAATTTACCTAAATGGTTTGTCACAGCAATGGATCTTGCTCCTGAAGCCCATGCGGATGTTCAGTGTGTCATCCAGCGTTGGATTGATAGCTCTATCAGTAAAACGGTAAATGCACCAAAAGGATACAGTGTGGAACAGGTAGAGAAAGTGTATGAACGTCTATACCGAGGCGGTGCAAAAGGCGGAACAGTCTATGTAGATGGTTCTCGTGATTCCCAAGTCTTAACCCTAAAGGCTGAAGAAAATTCAGATGAACAATTATCCATTTTTTCAGAACAGCCTAAACAGCATGTTGTTTTAGTGGATACCATTACGGATCTTCGTTCTACAGACGTAACAATTGGTTCAGAAGTGGGCAATACATGCCCAGTCTGCAGAAAAGGAAAAGTGAAGGAAATTGGAGGCTGCAATACATGCACAAACTGCGGTGCACAATTGAAATGCGGTCTTTAA
- a CDS encoding SIMPL domain-containing protein has product MYNHYQQPTQGKGHYVIKVNGEGTLAVSPDLASINLGVISEGKDLLTAQQQNGQSSTKVINALLSLGLNKTDIQTFDYRIESEYDYEQGKQLFRGYKITNIIQVKIVDLSMIGKIVDNSVQQGVNYVSNVQFKVKDKERYDHQALALALQNAMEKAKVIANTLNVSLSPVPHLIVEGGTTERPFPLHMETIVKGISSTNFEPGQINVTANVLVEYHYRPKY; this is encoded by the coding sequence ATGTATAATCATTATCAACAGCCAACACAAGGTAAGGGGCATTATGTGATCAAAGTGAATGGAGAGGGCACACTTGCAGTTTCTCCTGATTTAGCCTCTATAAATCTAGGTGTCATTTCAGAAGGAAAAGATCTGCTAACAGCTCAGCAGCAGAATGGGCAATCATCAACAAAAGTTATCAATGCTCTTCTTTCGCTTGGTCTTAATAAAACAGATATTCAAACCTTTGACTACCGTATTGAATCTGAATATGACTACGAACAAGGAAAACAACTATTTCGCGGCTATAAAATAACAAATATTATACAGGTGAAAATAGTAGATTTATCCATGATTGGGAAAATTGTTGATAATTCGGTACAACAAGGTGTTAATTATGTCTCAAATGTTCAATTTAAGGTAAAAGATAAAGAACGGTATGATCATCAAGCATTGGCACTCGCCTTACAAAATGCGATGGAAAAAGCAAAAGTAATCGCCAACACTCTAAATGTCAGTTTGTCACCCGTCCCCCATTTAATTGTAGAGGGGGGTACAACAGAGCGGCCATTCCCACTGCATATGGAAACTATTGTAAAAGGGATCAGCTCCACAAATTTTGAGCCAGGTCAAATAAATGTCACAGCCAACGTTTTGGTAGAGTATCATTATCGCCCAAAATATTAG
- a CDS encoding YqhR family membrane protein, with protein MTKELKTRYPQPMSLPVMVFWTGLFGGIFWGLIGFIASYLSFTDIRPNVIIEPWALGKWKYGWQGTVLSIVLLGLISVCAAFIYYLLLKRFKGWWMGLCYGIVLFLLVFFILNPLFPGIKPFVDLSRDTVITSICIYIVYGIFIGYSISYEYQLNSMQKKEAST; from the coding sequence ATGACTAAAGAATTGAAGACGAGATATCCACAACCTATGTCATTGCCAGTGATGGTATTCTGGACTGGGTTATTTGGAGGAATCTTTTGGGGATTGATTGGATTTATCGCATCCTACCTTAGTTTTACTGATATACGTCCCAATGTAATCATTGAACCGTGGGCACTTGGGAAATGGAAATACGGGTGGCAGGGAACAGTTTTATCCATAGTTTTGCTCGGCCTGATTTCCGTTTGTGCTGCCTTCATTTATTACTTACTGCTTAAAAGGTTTAAAGGCTGGTGGATGGGTTTATGCTATGGTATTGTCTTGTTCCTGCTTGTTTTTTTTATTTTAAATCCTTTATTTCCTGGAATTAAGCCATTTGTGGACTTAAGCAGGGATACTGTCATCACCTCAATTTGTATATATATTGTATATGGGATTTTTATTGGATATTCCATTAGTTACGAGTATCAATTGAATTCCATGCAAAAGAAGGAAGCCTCAACCTGA